One segment of Bradyrhizobium sp. WD16 DNA contains the following:
- a CDS encoding cysteine hydrolase family protein, giving the protein MVSAEPTAIEIAWARTALLVFDMQRDFLEPGEIVIDKPGKDVFYATALDDVLKQRDIDTLLVCDVATEVCVNTTVREANDRGYRCVVLGDCCASYFQEFHDAGLAMIKAQGSIFGWVSHSRAVLDALA; this is encoded by the coding sequence ATGGTGTCAGCGGAACCGACTGCCATCGAGATCGCCTGGGCGCGCACCGCCCTTCTCGTCTTCGACATGCAGCGCGATTTCCTCGAGCCCGGCGAGATCGTCATCGACAAACCGGGCAAGGACGTCTTCTACGCCACAGCACTCGATGATGTACTGAAGCAGCGCGACATCGACACGCTCCTCGTCTGCGATGTCGCCACCGAAGTCTGCGTTAATACCACGGTGCGCGAAGCCAATGACCGCGGCTATCGCTGTGTCGTGCTCGGCGACTGCTGCGCCTCCTATTTCCAGGAATTCCACGACGCCGGCCTAGCCATGATCAAGGCTCAGGGCAGCATCTTTGGTTGGGTCAGCCACTCCAGGGCCGTGCTCGACGCGCTCGCCTGA
- a CDS encoding LLM class flavin-dependent oxidoreductase, with amino-acid sequence MPLLSILDLSVVTTAAPPSAALRNSIDLARHADQLGYERYWLAEHHNLASVASPSPDLMIGQIAAVTNSIRIGSGGIMLPNHAPLVVAERFKMLEALFPGRIDLGLGRAPGTDPATSHALRQRLQGRDGDDFLERLHELTLWETREFPSGHPFNKVVAMPNDAPLPPIWLLGSSDYSSQLSAQLGMGFAFAHHFASYDAVEALTHYRRQFRPSRWRARPHAILAIAVVAADTDEDAERLASSMDLNRLRRDRGQYEPLPSPEEALAYPYAPAGRASIARNRERLFVGSPATVRAKIDPLVAASEADEVMVISAIFDHEARKRSYSLLAESFALKGAAPP; translated from the coding sequence ATGCCCCTTCTGTCTATCCTTGACCTCTCGGTCGTCACCACTGCCGCACCACCATCCGCGGCGCTCCGCAACAGCATCGACCTTGCCCGCCATGCCGATCAGCTCGGCTATGAGCGCTACTGGCTTGCCGAACATCACAACCTTGCCTCGGTGGCGAGCCCGTCGCCGGACCTGATGATTGGCCAGATTGCCGCCGTGACCAATAGCATCCGGATCGGCTCCGGCGGCATCATGCTGCCGAACCACGCCCCATTGGTCGTCGCCGAACGCTTCAAGATGCTCGAGGCGCTATTTCCCGGCCGGATCGATCTCGGTCTCGGCCGCGCCCCGGGCACCGACCCCGCTACCTCCCATGCGCTGCGCCAGCGGCTGCAGGGCCGCGACGGCGACGATTTTCTCGAGCGATTGCACGAGCTCACCTTGTGGGAAACCCGCGAGTTTCCGTCGGGGCATCCGTTCAACAAAGTGGTGGCGATGCCCAACGACGCGCCGTTGCCGCCGATCTGGTTGCTCGGCTCGAGCGACTACAGCTCGCAGCTGTCGGCGCAACTGGGCATGGGCTTCGCTTTTGCCCATCATTTTGCGAGCTACGATGCCGTCGAGGCGCTGACACATTACCGCCGCCAGTTCCGCCCCTCGCGCTGGCGCGCGAGGCCGCACGCGATCCTCGCCATCGCTGTGGTCGCGGCCGACACCGACGAGGACGCCGAACGGCTTGCGTCCTCGATGGATCTCAACCGCCTGCGCCGGGATCGCGGCCAGTACGAGCCGCTGCCGTCGCCGGAGGAGGCGCTGGCCTATCCCTACGCGCCGGCCGGGCGCGCTTCGATCGCGCGCAATCGCGAGCGGCTGTTCGTGGGCAGTCCCGCCACGGTGCGGGCGAAGATCGATCCGTTGGTCGCCGCAAGTGAAGCCGACGAGGTGATGGTCATCTCTGCGATTTTCGATCACGAGGCGCGCAAGCGCAGCTACAGCCTGCTCGCCGAGTCGTTCGCACTCAAGGGCGCGGCGCCCCCATGA
- the atzF gene encoding allophanate hydrolase, which translates to MPETIHQIVAAHREGSITPAQTIARSFARIRARGDDAVFISLRAENEAIAEAEALASRSDAAALPLFGIPVAVKDNIDVAGLPTTAACPAFSYQPAADATVVARLRAAGAIVVGKTNLDQFATGLVGVRSPYGIPKNALRDDLVPGGSSSGSAVAVGAGLVPLALGTDTAGSGRVPAMLNNIVGLKPSLGMIPATGVVPACRSLDCVSIFTLTTDDALAALAAMAGPDAADAYSRDRPLGAVAAPNSPRLGVPRPDQRQFFDDAAAARAYDAAIEQLVRAGAQLVEIDMTPLYECAQLLYDGPWVAERYFVIRDLLASNPDAVHPVTRAITLKGEKISAADTFAAFYRLEALRAGAHALFAAVDALVVPTAPTTYTVAEVLADPITLNSRLGTYTNFVNLLDLCGLAVPAALSDERLPFGITFLAPAGEDAQLAALGRAFHAATGLPLGGRGQAQPPLPALAPCAADEIAVAVVGAHLSGMALNHELTTLGARLVGATMTAPRYRLHALPDTTPPKPGMLRVGSGGVAIAIEVWSFATEAFGRFVAEVPPPLSIGTIELADGATVKGFLVESSALEGARDISSFGGWRAFMGAPRP; encoded by the coding sequence GTGCCTGAAACCATCCACCAAATCGTCGCCGCGCATCGCGAAGGCAGCATCACGCCGGCGCAGACGATTGCGCGCAGCTTCGCCCGCATCCGCGCCCGCGGCGACGACGCGGTCTTCATCAGCCTGCGCGCGGAGAACGAAGCAATCGCCGAGGCGGAGGCCCTGGCGTCGCGCAGCGATGCCGCGGCCCTGCCGCTCTTCGGCATCCCCGTGGCAGTGAAAGACAATATCGATGTTGCCGGGCTGCCCACCACTGCGGCCTGCCCCGCTTTTTCCTATCAGCCCGCAGCCGACGCCACGGTGGTGGCGCGGCTGCGCGCCGCCGGCGCCATCGTCGTCGGCAAGACCAATCTCGACCAGTTCGCCACCGGGCTTGTCGGCGTCCGCTCGCCATATGGCATCCCGAAGAACGCGCTGCGCGACGATCTGGTGCCCGGAGGATCGAGTTCGGGTTCGGCGGTCGCAGTCGGCGCCGGACTGGTGCCGCTCGCGCTTGGCACCGACACCGCGGGCTCCGGCCGCGTACCAGCCATGCTCAACAACATCGTCGGCCTCAAGCCCAGTCTCGGCATGATCCCGGCCACCGGCGTGGTGCCGGCCTGCCGCAGCCTCGATTGCGTCTCGATTTTCACGCTGACCACCGACGATGCGCTCGCCGCACTCGCGGCGATGGCTGGCCCCGACGCCGCCGACGCCTATAGCCGCGACCGGCCGCTGGGCGCGGTGGCGGCGCCGAATTCACCGCGGCTCGGCGTGCCGCGGCCCGACCAGCGACAGTTCTTCGATGACGCTGCTGCAGCGCGGGCCTATGACGCCGCGATCGAGCAACTCGTGCGTGCCGGCGCGCAGCTCGTCGAGATCGACATGACGCCGCTCTATGAGTGTGCGCAGCTGCTCTACGACGGCCCCTGGGTCGCCGAACGCTATTTCGTCATTCGCGATCTGCTTGCCTCAAATCCCGACGCAGTCCACCCGGTCACCCGCGCGATCACGCTCAAGGGCGAAAAGATCAGCGCTGCGGACACCTTTGCCGCCTTCTACCGGCTGGAAGCGCTGCGCGCCGGTGCGCACGCGCTGTTCGCCGCCGTGGACGCCCTGGTAGTGCCGACCGCGCCGACCACCTACACCGTCGCCGAGGTACTGGCCGATCCGATCACCCTCAACAGCCGGCTCGGCACCTATACCAATTTCGTCAATCTACTGGATCTCTGCGGCCTTGCCGTGCCGGCAGCGCTGAGCGACGAACGCCTGCCCTTCGGCATCACCTTTCTCGCCCCTGCCGGCGAGGATGCACAACTCGCAGCGCTTGGCCGCGCCTTCCACGCTGCCACCGGCCTGCCGCTGGGGGGCCGCGGACAAGCGCAACCGCCCCTGCCGGCGCTCGCGCCCTGTGCCGCCGACGAGATCGCCGTCGCGGTGGTCGGAGCGCATCTGTCCGGCATGGCACTCAACCATGAACTGACGACGCTCGGCGCGCGCCTCGTCGGCGCAACCATGACCGCGCCGCGCTACCGTCTCCATGCCCTGCCGGACACCACCCCGCCCAAACCCGGCATGCTGCGCGTGGGATCCGGCGGCGTCGCCATCGCCATTGAAGTGTGGTCATTCGCCACCGAGGCCTTCGGCCGCTTCGTCGCCGAAGTGCCGCCGCCGCTGTCGATCGGCACCATTGAACTCGCCGATGGCGCTACAGTGAAGGGCTTTCTGGTGGAGTCTTCGGCTCTGGAAGGTGCCCGCGACATTTCCAGCTTCGGCGGCTGGCGCGCCTTCATGGGGGCGCCGCGCCCTTGA
- a CDS encoding transglycosylase SLT domain-containing protein — protein MNRSTRGTRVLARLVAWGMVCSIGAILPGEAAAASRHKLAHRAKHNAAPHAKHETVAAKRNQGKSSGKTAAAKSKKDKSGTAAKPVAPAAPAPPALTGDLAVLKQTLELARKGKIGEATALKSSLGEGVGRTLAEWLILRNGGDDINFARYAAFVADHPSWPGQRVFRARAEARLWHARSDGAVVRHFIDGAPVSAKGRLALARSLLAAGERSGAEAQVREAWRTQEMPERLEADALDSFRDLLTADDHRARMDRRLGAKDFAGAMRAAKRLGEGQVAIVKACIATAGNAKTALGLLDQVGGAAREDLGFALCRAQALMHHDRFVDAANVMLAASPRTMAEQDTDEWWRQRRVIARKLLDLGDSETAYKVVRDAAMPANPNYRAEAHFMAGWIALRFRNDAATAQTHFAHVDDGSRNPIVLARANYWRGRAAEALGDTEAMRASYEAAAAHPTAYYGQLARAKLGLPRFDLRQQPPPEAAGAGLAADDLVRAADMLYAIGERDQVLTFAADLAERSNDIRALVALGDLARRRRDARAMLEIGKTALARGFALDTYAFPDIGVPEHAPIGPPVERSLIFSVARTESAFDQKDISPAKAVGLMQVTPEAGRDTAKRFGVAYDWNRLVSDPVYNTQMGAAELAALLKEYGGCHVMTFAGYNAGRGRVQQWVRQYGDPRRADVDPVDWVERIPFAETRNYVQRVTENLAVYRVRLDMTPPKVWSAASASVGSSD, from the coding sequence ATGAACCGCTCGACTCGGGGTACGCGGGTCTTGGCTCGCCTCGTCGCTTGGGGAATGGTCTGCAGCATCGGCGCCATCCTGCCCGGCGAAGCCGCGGCAGCGTCACGGCACAAGCTGGCGCATCGCGCCAAGCACAACGCTGCCCCTCATGCCAAGCACGAGACCGTCGCAGCGAAGCGAAACCAGGGTAAGTCCAGCGGCAAGACTGCCGCCGCGAAATCAAAGAAAGACAAATCCGGCACCGCCGCGAAACCTGTTGCACCCGCTGCACCGGCCCCGCCCGCGCTGACGGGCGACCTCGCCGTCCTCAAACAAACGCTGGAACTCGCGCGCAAGGGCAAGATCGGCGAGGCCACCGCGCTCAAGTCCTCCCTCGGCGAGGGCGTCGGCCGGACGCTGGCGGAATGGCTGATCCTGCGCAACGGCGGCGATGATATCAATTTCGCCCGCTACGCCGCCTTCGTTGCCGACCATCCGTCCTGGCCAGGTCAGCGCGTTTTTCGCGCCCGGGCCGAAGCGCGGCTATGGCACGCACGCAGCGACGGCGCCGTGGTGCGACACTTCATCGACGGCGCGCCGGTCAGCGCCAAGGGACGGCTGGCGCTCGCCCGCTCGCTCCTTGCCGCGGGCGAGAGGTCGGGCGCGGAAGCGCAAGTACGCGAGGCGTGGCGCACGCAGGAGATGCCCGAGCGCCTCGAGGCCGACGCTCTCGACAGCTTTCGCGATCTCCTGACCGCCGATGATCATCGCGCACGCATGGACCGGCGCCTCGGCGCCAAGGACTTCGCCGGCGCCATGCGTGCGGCGAAGCGCCTCGGCGAGGGTCAAGTGGCGATCGTCAAAGCCTGCATCGCCACCGCCGGCAATGCCAAGACCGCGCTCGGACTGCTCGATCAGGTCGGTGGTGCCGCGCGCGAGGATCTGGGCTTTGCGCTGTGCCGAGCCCAGGCGCTGATGCACCATGACCGCTTCGTGGACGCCGCGAATGTCATGCTGGCGGCATCGCCCAGGACCATGGCCGAGCAGGACACCGACGAATGGTGGCGGCAACGCCGCGTCATCGCGCGCAAGCTGCTCGACCTTGGCGACAGCGAGACCGCCTACAAAGTGGTGCGTGATGCGGCGATGCCGGCCAATCCGAACTACCGGGCCGAGGCGCATTTCATGGCGGGCTGGATCGCGCTGCGCTTCCGCAACGATGCCGCGACGGCCCAGACGCATTTCGCCCATGTCGACGACGGCTCGCGCAATCCCATCGTGCTGGCGCGGGCCAATTACTGGCGGGGGCGCGCCGCCGAGGCGCTGGGCGACACTGAAGCGATGCGGGCCAGCTACGAGGCGGCAGCCGCGCATCCGACCGCCTATTACGGCCAACTGGCGCGGGCGAAGCTCGGCCTGCCCCGCTTCGACCTGCGGCAGCAGCCGCCGCCGGAGGCGGCCGGAGCCGGCCTCGCGGCCGACGACCTCGTTCGCGCCGCGGACATGCTCTACGCCATCGGTGAGCGCGATCAGGTCCTTACCTTCGCCGCCGACCTCGCCGAGCGCAGCAACGATATCCGGGCACTGGTCGCACTCGGCGATCTCGCCCGGCGGCGGCGCGATGCCCGCGCCATGCTGGAAATCGGCAAGACCGCACTCGCCCGCGGCTTCGCCCTCGACACCTATGCCTTTCCCGATATCGGTGTGCCGGAGCATGCGCCGATCGGGCCGCCGGTCGAGCGCAGCCTGATCTTCTCGGTGGCGAGGACCGAGAGCGCCTTCGACCAGAAGGACATCTCGCCAGCCAAGGCGGTCGGCCTGATGCAGGTGACGCCTGAGGCGGGGCGCGACACCGCAAAGCGCTTCGGCGTCGCCTATGACTGGAACAGGCTGGTATCCGATCCGGTCTATAACACCCAGATGGGCGCCGCTGAACTCGCCGCACTGCTCAAGGAATATGGCGGCTGTCATGTCATGACCTTCGCGGGCTACAACGCCGGCCGTGGCCGCGTGCAACAGTGGGTCAGGCAATACGGCGATCCGCGCCGCGCCGATGTCGATCCGGTCGACTGGGTCGAGCGCATCCCCTTTGCCGAAACCCGCAACTACGTCCAGCGGGTCACGGAGAATCTCGCGGTCTATCGCGTGCGGCTGGACATGACGCCGCCGAAGGTATGGTCGGCGGCGAGCGCGAGCGTCGGCAGCTCCGATTAG
- the metF gene encoding methylenetetrahydrofolate reductase [NAD(P)H]: MTETAFPAGATARRPQISFEFFPPKTADMEAGLWQTIQRLAPLCPSFVSVTYGAGGSTRERTHATITRILAETDLLPAAHLTCVGAGRGEIDDVISHYHQAGVRHIVALRGDPAGGPGTPYAAHPDGYRSSAELVAGIKRLHPDIEVSVSAYPEKHPESRDFDADIDGLKAKVDAGASRAITQFFFDNDLYWRYLDRVRARGIDIPIVPGILPVQNFKQARGFAGRAGASLPDWLADKFEGLDDDPETRKLVAATVAAGQVQNLAKHGVDAFHFYTMNRADLVFAISHLLGLRPSAQQAA, from the coding sequence ATGACCGAGACCGCTTTCCCGGCCGGGGCCACTGCCCGGCGCCCGCAGATTTCCTTCGAGTTCTTTCCGCCCAAAACGGCGGACATGGAGGCAGGTCTGTGGCAGACGATCCAGCGCCTCGCGCCCCTGTGTCCCAGCTTCGTCTCGGTCACCTACGGCGCCGGCGGCTCGACGCGCGAGCGCACCCACGCCACGATTACGCGCATCCTGGCCGAGACCGACCTCCTACCCGCCGCGCACCTCACTTGCGTCGGCGCCGGCCGCGGCGAGATTGATGACGTCATCTCCCACTATCACCAAGCTGGCGTCCGACACATCGTAGCGCTGCGCGGCGATCCCGCTGGCGGTCCCGGCACCCCCTACGCCGCCCATCCCGACGGCTATCGCAGCTCCGCCGAGCTCGTCGCGGGGATCAAGCGCCTCCATCCGGATATCGAGGTCTCGGTCTCGGCCTATCCCGAGAAGCACCCCGAGAGCCGCGACTTCGACGCCGACATCGACGGGCTCAAGGCCAAGGTGGACGCCGGCGCGAGCCGTGCGATCACCCAGTTCTTCTTCGACAACGATCTCTACTGGCGCTACCTCGACCGCGTCCGCGCCCGGGGCATCGACATTCCGATCGTGCCGGGCATTCTGCCGGTGCAGAATTTCAAGCAGGCCAGGGGGTTTGCCGGCCGGGCCGGCGCTTCACTGCCGGACTGGCTGGCGGACAAGTTCGAGGGGCTCGACGACGATCCCGAGACCCGCAAGCTGGTGGCGGCGACGGTTGCCGCCGGCCAGGTCCAAAACCTCGCCAAGCACGGCGTCGACGCCTTCCACTTCTACACCATGAACCGCGCCGATCTGGTGTTCGCCATCAGCCACCTGCTGGGCCTGCGTCCGTCGGCCCAGCAGGCCGCATGA
- a CDS encoding extracellular solute-binding protein, translating to MNISRRWSRLEEITSACWLARATIEILKIDVEDLHYDGCGRVSPRVVIGSLIWMLAASLATARADTITLVAAGSLKEPFGRIAERFTATHPSVVINFVWGPSGTLRDSIAKGSAFDIFASAALPHAQTITDRGLSGPTVLFVRNTLCGFVRAPSEVTTDTLVDYLLKPQIRLATSTPVSDPGGDYTWQLFRLIERSRPGAYALLSGKAQQVFGGPATTTPLDGRHRLAVAMAEDKADAALYYCSAGSQLASQIGIKIIPLPSDLAIGPEYGLTIARTAPAIAAELTLFILSPDGQTILQEAGFIPVTLPAGTR from the coding sequence TTGAATATATCGCGTCGCTGGAGCAGACTAGAGGAGATCACTAGCGCCTGCTGGCTGGCGCGGGCGACGATCGAGATATTGAAGATTGATGTTGAAGACTTGCATTACGACGGGTGCGGAAGAGTGTCCCCTCGAGTCGTCATCGGCAGCCTGATCTGGATGTTGGCAGCCTCCCTGGCAACGGCGCGCGCCGACACGATCACTTTGGTGGCCGCCGGAAGCCTCAAAGAGCCGTTCGGACGGATCGCCGAGCGATTCACCGCGACACATCCATCGGTCGTCATCAATTTCGTTTGGGGCCCATCAGGCACCTTGCGCGACTCGATCGCGAAGGGCTCTGCTTTCGACATCTTCGCCTCGGCTGCGCTGCCTCACGCCCAGACCATCACTGACAGAGGACTCTCGGGCCCGACGGTCCTCTTCGTCCGCAATACCCTGTGCGGATTTGTCCGGGCGCCGTCCGAAGTCACCACCGACACGCTGGTGGACTATCTGCTGAAGCCGCAGATCCGCCTCGCCACCTCGACACCCGTCTCAGATCCCGGTGGCGACTATACCTGGCAGCTCTTCCGGTTGATCGAAAGGTCCCGGCCCGGAGCCTATGCGTTGCTGTCAGGCAAGGCGCAGCAGGTCTTTGGCGGCCCAGCGACGACGACCCCTCTCGATGGACGGCATCGGCTTGCGGTGGCGATGGCCGAGGACAAGGCGGACGCCGCGCTTTATTATTGTTCCGCCGGCAGCCAACTTGCTTCCCAGATCGGCATCAAGATCATTCCGCTGCCCTCTGACCTCGCCATTGGCCCCGAGTACGGCCTGACCATTGCGAGGACGGCACCGGCAATCGCGGCCGAACTCACGCTCTTCATTCTATCTCCCGACGGACAGACCATCCTGCAGGAAGCCGGCTTCATTCCGGTCACTCTTCCCGCCGGCACCAGATGA
- a CDS encoding HAD-IC family P-type ATPase, which yields MSDSASGSVTGPALVGLGSVEVAARLRQFGPNAVDDAAPALWRALLGKFLAPVPCLLEAAIVLQLILGEYLEAGIIAVLLVFNAVLGLVQEGRAQATVAALKSRLALNAAVLRDRRWQVIAASRLVPGDIVKLSLGAIVPADVQLISGSILVDLSMLTGESVPVEAASGFEAPAGALIRRGEAVAQVTATGARTKFGRTAELVRAAKVASSQQKAVLRVVVYLAAINGALAAALIGYAIVRRLPAAEVIPLGLIAVLASVPVALPATFTLAGAVGAQALGRKGVLPTRLSAVDEAAAMNLLCVDKTGTLTSNELVVTRTLAMAGHDEGEVLVLARLASSDGGLDTVDAAVRTAAARQISPTATALLSFTPFDPGLKMAEAEVLADGEHRRIVKGAFAHVMAICRPLPAATAAAAALEDDGLRVLGVAVGVGDDMQLVGLLALSDPPRPEAAGCIAALKEMGIQVVMVTGDAPKTAAAVARAVGIDGPIHSLRSLPPRVSPEDVAVFAAVLPEDKFHIVQAFQRAGFIVGMCGDGANDAPALRQAQLGIAVSTATDVAKSAAGLVLTEPGLFGVLSAVTEGRIAFQRILTYTLRSIIHKVRQVSYLGVGLVLTGHAILTPMLVVIVMITGDFFAMSATTDNVRPSKKPNAWRIGNLVIAGALLGLVDLAFCVVVLVAGQQRLHLDLDTLRTLTMVNLVFNGQAVFYSVRERRHLWSSRPSNIVLVCSAADLFIIPVMALGGFLMAPLPSAVVAAVLAGAVVFALVLDLAKSMLFKLLRMT from the coding sequence ATGAGCGACTCCGCATCCGGTTCTGTCACCGGCCCCGCGCTCGTCGGCCTTGGATCGGTCGAGGTGGCGGCACGACTGCGGCAGTTCGGTCCCAATGCGGTTGACGACGCCGCGCCGGCGCTGTGGCGCGCGCTGCTGGGCAAATTCCTCGCGCCGGTGCCGTGCCTGCTGGAAGCGGCGATCGTGCTGCAATTGATCCTCGGCGAATATCTCGAGGCCGGTATCATCGCCGTGCTGCTGGTCTTCAATGCAGTGCTTGGGCTCGTTCAGGAAGGGCGTGCGCAGGCGACGGTGGCGGCATTGAAGTCGCGCCTGGCGCTCAATGCAGCCGTGTTGCGGGACCGGCGCTGGCAGGTGATTGCTGCCTCCCGGCTTGTGCCCGGCGATATCGTCAAGTTGTCACTCGGCGCCATCGTGCCTGCCGACGTGCAATTGATCTCGGGCAGCATTCTGGTTGACCTCTCCATGCTCACCGGCGAATCTGTGCCGGTGGAGGCGGCATCGGGCTTCGAGGCGCCGGCCGGCGCGCTGATCCGGCGCGGTGAAGCCGTGGCGCAGGTCACGGCGACCGGGGCACGCACGAAGTTCGGCCGCACCGCCGAATTGGTGCGCGCCGCAAAGGTGGCAAGCTCGCAGCAGAAGGCGGTGCTGCGCGTCGTTGTCTATCTTGCTGCCATCAACGGTGCGTTGGCGGCGGCTCTGATCGGCTACGCCATCGTGCGGCGTCTTCCCGCAGCGGAGGTCATCCCGCTCGGACTGATTGCCGTGCTCGCCTCGGTGCCGGTGGCGCTGCCGGCCACCTTCACCCTGGCCGGCGCCGTCGGCGCCCAGGCCCTTGGGCGGAAGGGCGTGCTGCCGACGCGGTTGTCCGCGGTCGACGAGGCGGCGGCGATGAATCTGTTGTGCGTCGACAAGACCGGCACCCTCACCAGCAATGAACTGGTGGTCACCCGCACCCTGGCCATGGCCGGTCACGACGAGGGCGAGGTGCTGGTGCTGGCGCGGCTGGCGAGCTCCGACGGTGGTCTCGACACGGTGGATGCCGCGGTCCGTACCGCTGCGGCGCGGCAGATTTCGCCGACGGCCACAGCTCTGCTCTCCTTTACGCCGTTCGATCCCGGCTTGAAAATGGCGGAGGCGGAGGTGCTCGCCGATGGCGAGCATCGGCGAATCGTCAAAGGAGCCTTCGCCCATGTCATGGCGATCTGCCGTCCACTGCCGGCGGCAACTGCCGCCGCGGCGGCGCTCGAGGACGACGGCCTGCGCGTGCTCGGCGTCGCCGTCGGAGTGGGGGACGACATGCAGCTGGTCGGGCTGCTGGCCCTGAGCGATCCACCGCGGCCCGAGGCGGCAGGGTGCATCGCGGCGCTGAAGGAGATGGGCATCCAGGTGGTGATGGTCACGGGCGATGCGCCGAAGACCGCAGCCGCAGTGGCACGCGCCGTCGGCATCGACGGCCCGATTCATTCATTACGATCCTTGCCGCCGCGTGTCAGTCCCGAGGACGTCGCCGTCTTCGCCGCCGTGTTGCCCGAGGACAAGTTTCATATCGTGCAGGCGTTTCAGCGCGCCGGCTTCATTGTCGGCATGTGTGGTGACGGGGCCAACGATGCGCCGGCGCTGCGTCAGGCTCAGCTCGGCATCGCGGTTTCGACGGCTACCGACGTCGCCAAATCGGCGGCGGGGCTCGTTCTTACCGAACCGGGACTGTTCGGCGTGCTGAGCGCGGTCACCGAAGGCCGGATCGCCTTCCAGCGGATCCTGACCTATACGCTGCGCTCGATCATCCACAAGGTGCGCCAGGTATCCTATCTCGGCGTCGGCCTCGTCCTCACGGGGCACGCGATACTGACGCCCATGCTGGTGGTTATCGTCATGATCACCGGCGATTTCTTTGCCATGTCGGCGACCACCGACAACGTGCGTCCCTCGAAGAAGCCGAATGCCTGGCGGATCGGCAATCTGGTGATCGCAGGTGCGCTGCTCGGGCTGGTCGATCTCGCGTTTTGCGTCGTCGTGCTCGTGGCCGGACAGCAGCGGCTCCATCTCGACCTTGATACGCTACGCACGCTTACGATGGTCAATCTGGTGTTCAACGGCCAGGCGGTTTTCTACTCGGTGCGGGAGCGCCGCCATCTATGGTCGTCCCGTCCCAGCAACATCGTCCTCGTCTGCTCGGCGGCCGATCTGTTCATCATCCCCGTCATGGCGCTGGGCGGCTTCCTGATGGCGCCATTGCCGTCGGCGGTCGTCGCTGCCGTGCTGGCCGGGGCGGTCGTCTTCGCCCTGGTGCTCGACCTCGCCAAGAGCATGCTGTTCAAGCTGCTTAGGATGACCTGA
- a CDS encoding ABC transporter substrate-binding protein — protein MNRAIIAVWTALLCITGVARAAAAADGITEREIVFGQVAPLSGPASALGQGMRLGIEAAFAEINAQGGIHGRRLLLVSRDDGYDPDRSLAETRRSLDEDKVFALIGAVGTPTSIVTAPLAAAAGVPFIAPFTGASLLHTPDLPTVVNLRASYAAEAQAWVRYLVAQRRMSRIAIFYQDDAFGRDALAGLKAALDAHGIDLAAEATFERNTSAVRSALRTLARAAPEAVVMVGSYKPCAEFIHEARRTGFNPVFVNISFVGADALADDLGAEGRGVIVSQVVPLPWDTSIKAVADYQRALRAFDWSARPGFVSLEGYLAGRLVGRALDRLGPAPTRQALVSELRQVRSLLPAPTPASSNENTDRDAAPVFMTVIGTNGAFRSLPPPDEAGARIEDLRGSHL, from the coding sequence ATGAATCGCGCCATAATTGCCGTCTGGACGGCCCTCCTCTGCATCACCGGCGTTGCGCGCGCCGCCGCGGCAGCGGACGGCATCACCGAGCGCGAGATCGTGTTTGGTCAGGTGGCCCCGCTCAGTGGCCCGGCCTCGGCGCTCGGCCAGGGCATGCGACTCGGGATCGAGGCGGCCTTCGCCGAGATCAACGCGCAGGGCGGCATTCATGGCCGCCGGTTGCTGCTGGTCAGCCGCGACGACGGCTACGATCCGGACCGCTCATTGGCGGAAACCCGGCGATCCCTCGACGAGGACAAGGTGTTCGCGCTGATCGGCGCCGTCGGCACCCCGACCTCCATCGTCACGGCACCGCTCGCCGCCGCCGCCGGCGTGCCGTTCATTGCGCCCTTCACCGGCGCCAGCCTGTTGCACACCCCCGACCTTCCGACGGTGGTCAACCTGCGCGCGAGCTATGCCGCCGAAGCACAGGCCTGGGTGCGTTACCTGGTAGCGCAACGCCGAATGAGCCGTATCGCCATCTTCTATCAGGACGATGCCTTCGGCCGCGACGCCCTTGCCGGTCTCAAGGCGGCGCTCGATGCGCACGGCATTGATCTCGCCGCCGAAGCGACGTTCGAGCGGAATACCAGCGCCGTACGCTCGGCGTTGCGAACCCTGGCGCGGGCGGCGCCCGAAGCGGTGGTGATGGTCGGCTCCTACAAGCCCTGCGCGGAGTTCATCCATGAGGCGAGACGCACCGGCTTCAATCCGGTCTTCGTCAACATCTCGTTCGTCGGCGCCGACGCACTCGCCGACGACCTCGGAGCCGAGGGCCGAGGCGTGATCGTGTCCCAGGTCGTGCCGCTGCCCTGGGACACATCGATCAAGGCCGTGGCCGATTATCAACGGGCGCTGCGGGCCTTCGACTGGTCGGCCCGCCCGGGATTCGTTTCGTTGGAGGGCTACCTCGCCGGTCGCCTGGTCGGGCGGGCCCTGGACCGTCTCGGGCCGGCGCCGACCCGCCAGGCCTTGGTGAGCGAACTGCGGCAGGTCCGTTCACTGCTGCCGGCGCCGACGCCGGCGTCGAGCAACGAAAATACCGATCGCGATGCCGCGCCGGTCTTCATGACCGTGATCGGCACGAACGGCGCTTTCCGATCCCTGCCGCCCCCCGACGAAGCCGGCGCCCGGATCGAAGACCTGCGCGGCTCGCATCTCTAG